One genomic region from Methanonatronarchaeum thermophilum encodes:
- a CDS encoding MoaD/ThiS family protein, which produces MIVEIEDEEVEVEVSEGAKISSLVEQLELDAESMVFTKNDRFVPIDEEIGGSRRIGVHKVVSGG; this is translated from the coding sequence GTGATTGTTGAGATAGAAGATGAAGAGGTTGAAGTGGAAGTTAGCGAGGGAGCCAAGATATCTAGTTTGGTTGAACAACTTGAGTTAGATGCAGAATCTATGGTCTTTACCAAAAACGATAGGTTTGTACCAATAGATGAAGAAATTGGAGGTTCTAGACGCATAGGAGTTCATAAGGTTGTTTCTGGAGGGTGA
- a CDS encoding ZIP family metal transporter, translated as MQELIWILTATTIIALLAWIGILTLALKQKTFKKLIKLLVAFAAGTLIAAAFIHLIPEAFDNLGVGHGELTAPLLIIGGFLFFFILEQYLHWHHCHKTPQEHEKTPFSYLILIANGIHNYVDGILIGAAFLVDYSLGIVTAIGVAAHEIPQELGNFGILVYGGWEKIKALSVNFIAALLIVPGGITAYLGAEIIDPMYIIPLAAGGFIYIGAADLIPEIHDGENLKTSLIILTMFILGIAIILGVETLIPHHH; from the coding sequence ATGCAAGAACTAATCTGGATTTTAACCGCCACCACAATAATAGCATTACTGGCTTGGATTGGAATACTCACACTCGCATTAAAACAAAAAACCTTTAAAAAACTTATAAAACTATTAGTAGCATTTGCAGCCGGTACTTTAATCGCAGCAGCATTTATACACCTAATACCTGAAGCATTCGATAACCTAGGAGTTGGACATGGTGAACTAACAGCACCCTTACTAATAATAGGTGGATTCCTATTTTTCTTCATACTAGAACAATACCTCCATTGGCATCACTGCCATAAAACACCTCAAGAACACGAAAAAACTCCATTCAGCTATCTAATCCTAATAGCAAATGGAATCCACAACTACGTCGATGGAATACTAATAGGAGCCGCATTCCTAGTCGACTACAGCCTAGGCATAGTAACCGCAATTGGAGTGGCCGCACACGAAATCCCACAAGAACTAGGAAACTTCGGAATACTAGTATACGGTGGATGGGAAAAAATAAAAGCATTATCCGTAAACTTCATAGCAGCTCTACTAATAGTGCCCGGAGGAATAACAGCATACCTTGGAGCAGAGATAATAGACCCAATGTACATAATACCATTGGCGGCAGGAGGATTCATATATATAGGGGCAGCAGACCTAATACCAGAAATACACGACGGAGAAAACCTAAAAACAAGCTTGATAATCCTAACAATGTTCATACTGGGAATAGCAATAATACTAGGAGTGGAAACCCTAATCCCACATCACCACTAA
- the phoU gene encoding phosphate signaling complex protein PhoU: MKEIEEDTSEPPRRKSFEEAIEETRNDILKLCHLSREAICKSVEILENYDAAKIEQVYEIEEKSNKITLKVEKDCMRLITLHQPVASDLRFIASMMKISDNLERICDLGERITIIAEKRGDKPPIKPLVDTKRMVETTSEMIEIVENSIMNKKIGEIESLSEYDDIVDEAFTQIQNELFIFMVKDPKTVDEATDLLFVARYLERAGDLVCKIGARIVYMLEGRRVRIK, encoded by the coding sequence ATGAAAGAAATAGAAGAAGACACATCCGAACCCCCAAGAAGAAAAAGCTTCGAAGAAGCAATAGAAGAAACCAGAAACGACATACTAAAACTATGCCACCTATCCAGAGAAGCAATATGCAAATCGGTCGAAATCCTAGAAAACTACGATGCAGCAAAAATAGAACAAGTATACGAAATAGAAGAAAAAAGCAACAAAATAACCCTAAAAGTAGAAAAAGACTGCATGCGCCTCATAACACTACACCAACCGGTAGCAAGCGACCTAAGATTCATAGCATCAATGATGAAGATATCCGACAACCTAGAACGAATATGCGACCTAGGAGAAAGAATAACCATAATCGCAGAAAAAAGAGGCGACAAACCACCAATCAAACCACTAGTAGACACAAAAAGAATGGTCGAAACAACATCAGAAATGATAGAAATAGTCGAAAACTCAATAATGAACAAAAAAATAGGAGAAATAGAATCACTCTCAGAATATGACGACATAGTTGACGAAGCATTCACACAAATACAAAATGAACTATTCATCTTCATGGTCAAAGACCCAAAAACAGTTGACGAAGCAACAGACCTATTATTCGTAGCCAGATACCTCGAAAGAGCAGGCGACCTAGTATGCAAAATAGGAGCCAGAATAGTATACATGCTAGAAGGACGCCGAGTAAGAATCAAATAA
- the pstB gene encoding phosphate ABC transporter ATP-binding protein PstB: MLKKFLSTTGLNEPKTIESKKTEKTQPIEIDGEYIENPAMNVRDLEVYYGETQALNGITLDIPRNQVTAIIGPSGCGKSTFIRCLNRMNDMIENCTIKGRIEYNGTNIYEKGIDTAKLRREIGMVFQKPNPFPKSIYDNIAYGPKIAGIKDKNKLDNIVEKSLKDAALWDEVSDRLDESALDMSGGQQQRLCIARALAVEPEIILMDEPASALDPVAMSKIEDLIFKLKDNYTVVIVTHNMQQAARVSDYTTFLYMGDLIEFSKTDRLFENPKKKRTEDYITGRFG, translated from the coding sequence ATGTTAAAAAAATTCTTATCAACAACAGGATTAAACGAACCAAAAACAATAGAAAGCAAAAAAACAGAAAAAACCCAACCCATAGAGATAGATGGAGAATACATAGAAAACCCAGCAATGAACGTTAGAGACCTAGAAGTGTACTACGGAGAAACACAAGCACTAAACGGAATAACACTCGACATACCAAGAAACCAAGTAACAGCAATCATCGGACCAAGTGGCTGTGGAAAATCAACATTCATACGCTGCCTAAACCGAATGAACGACATGATCGAAAACTGCACAATAAAAGGCCGCATCGAATACAACGGAACAAACATATACGAAAAAGGAATCGACACCGCAAAACTACGGCGAGAGATCGGGATGGTATTCCAAAAACCAAATCCATTCCCCAAATCCATATACGACAACATCGCATACGGACCAAAAATAGCAGGAATAAAAGACAAAAACAAACTTGACAACATAGTAGAAAAAAGCCTAAAAGATGCAGCACTATGGGACGAAGTATCTGACAGACTAGACGAATCAGCACTAGACATGAGCGGAGGACAACAACAAAGACTATGCATAGCAAGAGCACTAGCAGTAGAACCCGAAATAATCCTAATGGACGAACCCGCATCCGCGTTAGACCCAGTCGCAATGTCCAAAATAGAAGACCTAATATTTAAACTAAAAGACAACTACACCGTAGTAATCGTAACTCACAACATGCAACAAGCCGCAAGAGTAAGCGACTACACCACATTCCTATACATGGGAGACCTAATCGAATTCTCAAAAACCGACAGACTATTCGAAAACCCCAAGAAAAAAAGAACCGAAGACTACATAACAGGAAGATTCGGATAA
- the pstA gene encoding phosphate ABC transporter permease PstA, whose translation MDSLGGRIFATICLLATMVGILALIVLLADVLKSGWTWLSIDFITGLPSILPEEAGIYPALIGSIYLMILTAFFTLPIGVGTAIYLEEYAKDGKLKRIIETNISNLAGVPSIVYGLLGLALFVRALQMGSSLIAGALTLTLLILPIVIVSSQEALKSVPNSLRRASYGLGATKWETIRNVVLPKALPGIMTGTILSLSRAVGETAPLIMIGAATSMFTTPDGLFSQFSALPLQIYGWIQEPVEAFQNEIAAAGIILLLALLLTMNSIAVLIRNRYER comes from the coding sequence ATGGATAGTCTTGGAGGAAGAATCTTCGCCACAATATGCCTCCTAGCAACAATGGTAGGAATATTAGCATTAATCGTACTACTAGCAGACGTATTAAAAAGCGGTTGGACCTGGCTATCAATAGACTTCATAACAGGCCTACCATCAATCCTACCCGAAGAAGCAGGAATCTATCCCGCACTAATAGGCTCGATATACCTGATGATATTAACAGCATTCTTCACACTACCTATAGGAGTAGGAACCGCAATATACCTCGAAGAATACGCAAAAGATGGAAAACTAAAAAGAATAATAGAAACCAACATATCAAACCTTGCAGGAGTCCCATCCATAGTATACGGCCTATTAGGACTCGCTTTATTCGTAAGAGCACTACAGATGGGAAGCAGCCTAATAGCCGGAGCATTAACCCTAACACTACTTATACTACCAATAGTGATAGTTTCATCTCAAGAAGCATTAAAATCAGTACCAAACAGCCTGAGAAGAGCTTCATACGGATTGGGAGCAACAAAATGGGAAACAATCAGAAACGTAGTCCTACCAAAAGCCCTTCCAGGAATAATGACGGGAACGATACTATCACTATCAAGAGCAGTTGGAGAAACAGCTCCACTAATAATGATAGGTGCAGCAACCTCCATGTTCACAACACCAGATGGATTGTTCAGCCAGTTCAGCGCCCTACCACTACAGATATACGGATGGATACAAGAACCGGTTGAAGCATTCCAAAACGAAATAGCAGCAGCCGGAATCATACTGCTACTAGCCTTACTCCTCACCATGAACTCAATAGCAGTATTAATAAGAAATAGATATGAAAGGTGA
- the pstC gene encoding phosphate ABC transporter permease subunit PstC — protein MTNSLDSTRLRNLKEKGFKLLFLTCAIISIITTLAIIYILVSDSISFFSEIPITEFLLGTEWYPTMMPQEFGVLPLLAGTIMITVGAAIVAIPLGVATAVYLSEYADKRLRKIIKPILEVLAGIPTIVYGFFALTFITPILQNIFPDVGIFNAASASIVVGIMILPMISSLSEDAINAVPDEIKRGGYALGATKLRVTTNITIPAALSGILSSFILGISRAIGETMAVTIAAGRTPNITANPFESIQTMTSAMVEIGSSDVAVGSLPYQSLFAVGLLLFIITLLMNMVSQYMKSKYQEVYD, from the coding sequence ATGACCAATAGCCTCGACTCAACACGCCTAAGAAATCTAAAAGAAAAAGGATTCAAACTACTATTTCTAACCTGCGCAATAATCTCCATAATCACCACATTAGCAATAATATACATACTTGTAAGCGATTCAATCAGCTTTTTCTCCGAAATACCAATAACCGAGTTCCTGCTTGGAACCGAATGGTATCCAACAATGATGCCACAAGAGTTCGGAGTCCTACCACTTCTCGCAGGAACAATAATGATAACAGTAGGAGCAGCAATCGTCGCCATACCTCTAGGAGTCGCAACAGCCGTATACCTAAGCGAATACGCCGACAAAAGACTACGTAAAATAATTAAACCAATACTAGAAGTACTAGCCGGAATACCAACAATCGTATACGGTTTTTTCGCCCTAACCTTCATAACACCAATACTGCAAAACATATTCCCAGACGTAGGAATATTCAACGCAGCCAGCGCAAGCATAGTTGTAGGAATAATGATACTACCAATGATATCAAGCCTCAGCGAAGACGCAATAAACGCCGTCCCAGACGAAATTAAAAGAGGTGGCTACGCCTTAGGAGCCACCAAACTACGGGTAACAACCAACATAACAATACCAGCAGCATTATCAGGAATCCTATCATCATTCATCCTAGGAATATCAAGAGCAATCGGAGAAACAATGGCAGTAACAATCGCAGCAGGAAGAACCCCCAACATAACAGCAAACCCATTCGAATCAATACAAACAATGACCTCAGCAATGGTAGAAATCGGCTCAAGCGACGTAGCAGTAGGCTCACTACCATACCAAAGCCTGTTCGCCGTCGGCCTCCTCCTATTCATAATAACACTACTTATGAACATGGTTAGCCAGTACATGAAATCAAAATACCAGGAGGTATACGACTAA
- a CDS encoding substrate-binding domain-containing protein, which yields MDWPEKQEFTEKINRRDFLKLIAATTTTALIPGCINIGGRYRINIDGSGTIYPLAMFIARRFHDEYENRAEISLGTSGTGGGFSKLAEGETHFNNASRPITESEIQKCKQNNIEYEEFELTYDGIVVVVNKNADWIDDITTEQLRQIWRPDNYAEKWIDINPNWPDKKFELYGPTSASGTFDYFTKEIVGETGASRRYTGFENHNYNITAVRQQKYSMAYFGYRYYHNNKEHLKALAIDHGEGPIKPNFETIRTEKYQPLRRPVYTYANTESLKKKHIRDFLKYYIESSASQDIQQIGYVPGGDELKQKNLEKLNQILDEIGVEEHTDR from the coding sequence TTGGACTGGCCAGAGAAACAAGAGTTCACTGAAAAAATAAACAGAAGAGACTTCCTCAAACTGATAGCAGCAACAACAACTACAGCACTAATACCCGGCTGCATAAACATAGGAGGAAGATACAGAATCAACATAGATGGCAGTGGAACAATATACCCACTCGCAATGTTCATAGCAAGAAGATTCCACGACGAATATGAAAACCGAGCAGAAATCTCCTTAGGAACATCAGGAACAGGTGGAGGATTCTCAAAACTAGCCGAAGGCGAAACACATTTCAACAATGCAAGCAGACCAATCACCGAATCAGAAATACAAAAATGCAAACAAAACAACATAGAATACGAAGAATTCGAACTAACATACGATGGTATAGTAGTCGTCGTAAACAAAAACGCCGACTGGATCGACGACATAACCACTGAACAACTAAGACAGATATGGAGACCAGATAACTACGCAGAAAAATGGATCGACATAAACCCAAACTGGCCAGATAAAAAATTCGAATTATACGGACCAACAAGCGCCTCAGGAACATTTGACTACTTCACAAAAGAAATAGTAGGTGAAACAGGCGCTTCAAGAAGATACACCGGTTTCGAAAACCACAACTACAACATAACCGCAGTAAGACAACAAAAATACTCAATGGCATACTTCGGATATAGATACTACCACAACAACAAAGAACACCTGAAAGCACTTGCAATAGACCACGGCGAAGGCCCAATAAAACCGAACTTCGAAACAATAAGAACAGAAAAATATCAACCATTAAGAAGACCGGTATACACATACGCCAACACCGAGTCACTTAAAAAGAAACACATAAGAGACTTCTTAAAATACTATATTGAATCATCAGCAAGCCAAGACATACAACAGATAGGATATGTACCTGGTGGCGACGAATTAAAACAAAAAAACCTAGAAAAATTAAATCAGATATTAGATGAAATAGGTGTAGAAGAACACACCGACCGATAA
- a CDS encoding PhoU domain-containing protein, with translation MESRKIYKSGGSTYVMSLPKKWIKEFEIEEGDTVLLSKSESAINIYTETGGTASKHIKIDTKEIPTPNGLLRTVIAAYLMGAETIIIKLNEKTKVEFKKKLEKAINNLIGIELVEDIGDKITLEVFIDYKRMGAIKVLNRIHNTMDSMLHDLEKGISLNDKEMIKDALMREAEVDRLYFLVVRELNYATTYQAIHEEIEIKSPRDVISYYAIVKSFERASDHIEDICRVYLQIMKGDDKTQISEKIVELSKMLRKLLNKAWETRTNTQLNNYEEVFNEIKQFQKRHKEIHTKLFTDLENPSLVRKYTDIMISLSRIAQYISDMTENEININIKNFATTKTNN, from the coding sequence ATGGAATCAAGAAAAATATACAAAAGCGGTGGCTCAACCTACGTAATGTCACTACCAAAAAAATGGATAAAAGAATTTGAGATAGAGGAAGGCGACACAGTACTACTATCCAAAAGCGAATCAGCAATAAACATATATACCGAAACAGGTGGAACAGCATCAAAACACATAAAAATAGATACAAAAGAGATACCAACACCAAACGGACTGCTTAGAACAGTAATAGCAGCCTACCTAATGGGTGCAGAAACAATCATAATCAAACTAAACGAAAAAACAAAAGTAGAGTTCAAAAAGAAACTAGAAAAAGCAATAAACAACCTAATAGGAATAGAACTCGTAGAAGACATCGGAGACAAAATAACACTAGAAGTATTCATAGACTACAAAAGAATGGGAGCAATAAAAGTACTAAACAGAATCCACAACACAATGGACTCAATGCTCCACGACCTGGAAAAAGGAATAAGCCTAAACGACAAAGAAATGATAAAAGACGCATTAATGAGAGAAGCCGAAGTAGACCGACTATACTTCTTAGTAGTAAGAGAACTAAATTACGCAACAACATACCAAGCAATACACGAAGAAATAGAAATAAAATCACCAAGAGACGTAATAAGCTATTACGCAATAGTAAAAAGCTTCGAACGTGCATCAGACCACATAGAAGACATATGCAGAGTATACCTACAGATAATGAAAGGAGACGACAAAACACAGATATCAGAAAAAATAGTAGAACTATCAAAAATGCTACGAAAACTCCTAAACAAAGCATGGGAAACAAGAACAAACACACAACTAAACAACTACGAAGAAGTATTCAACGAAATAAAACAATTCCAAAAAAGACACAAAGAAATACACACAAAACTATTTACAGACCTAGAAAACCCATCACTAGTAAGAAAATACACAGACATAATGATCTCACTAAGCAGAATCGCCCAATACATCAGCGACATGACAGAAAACGAAATAAACATAAACATAAAAAACTTCGCAACAACAAAAACCAACAACTAA